The Gossypium arboreum isolate Shixiya-1 chromosome 2, ASM2569848v2, whole genome shotgun sequence region ACTTTTCGCACCTCAGGATTTCCCAATCTTGTCTTTTAGTGATATATGAAAATTCATCATGTCATCATAACAGCAATGTGGTACATGCACCGGATTCAAGCTATCAAGAGCATCACTATGCAAGAATAATAGTATGACATGGATACCATGATATACAAATAATACCTTAGTTTGTCCTTCAAATTCTGGATTTGACACTTTCACAGAAATAATGCATGTCAGTCCCTCCCTAACATGTTCACCACTTAAGCTAATATCCTTATCCTGAAAGATACAGAAGATGAGCATAAGGGCATAGATTAGAAGTACCTCAAACCATCCATGTGCAAAATAACTGTTAAACTTGAATCAACAACATCAATAAACACATTTGAAGTATTTAAAGTGCTTTAATTACTAATTAGACAGAACAGAATGATTTAACTACTTTTTGCTTAGACCTTAAAAGCACATTAACAGAGGTTTGCAACTTAAATGGCTTTTTGGCAAGGAGCAGGACAAGGTGCTTCAGCCTAAAAAGGTGCAGATAAAGGTTTTTATGATGAAAGCTTTCCAAAATCTATGTCGACCAAGCCAACACAATCTTCCAAAATAAACACAATCCTTGTAGATCTTTCCTTGGAATACGGGacaaataataaaagttaattggTACTCCCTATAGCAAAGAAGAAAACAGCtctaaagaaaaataaataaaaaagttcaACAAAAGGTGAGCAAGAACAGAGATCTTCCAAATAGAAAACATCAATAAAGATACCTTGATAATCTTAGACTTTTTTCCAAAGTTATTGAGGACTCTTGTCAATGAAGCCTTGACCCCTTCTATATGTGTGCCACCATCAATGGTTCGTATGCTGTTGGCATAACCCAACATTGTATCTGAATATGCATCTGAACACCTAGTAGATGATGAACAAACCAACCAAATCACATGGATTATACAGGGAATAATACAAAACACAGTAGTACATCATAGAAAATTAGACACCAAACACGTCCTGAAACTGACATCCTTGTGTATATGGTTAACCTAGCACCCttaaatgtaatatatatatatatagattccatCAAATAAACTCTCCAGTAAATGCATGGAAGGTATGAATTTAGTAATGGCAGGTGTTGCTAATTCTTCAAAGGTAAACAAACAGCAtttattatgtttaaaatatATGGTATGAGAGATGATATTTGTTTATCATGAAAAAGACATCAATATGAACAAAGTGATTAGTGGTTTACCACTGGAGAGCAACATCAATTATGGTTCCATCTATTTGTCTGCTGAAACCTAGCACATCATGAAGTGGTTTCTGAATCAAAGAACCAGAAGTTACATGCAAATTCAGATATAGATCCAAGCATTCTAGATTGCAAAAGCAGAATACACTTCAAAAATACAATTTGTGAAGATCCCACAGATGAAGAGCACTGAAAATCAAGAATTTGCATCAACCTACTTTTATTTCATCAGTAATTTTGCAACAGATAATAATAATTACTCAGCCCAAAAAGAAAAGCTCAGTTTTCCAGCAAGAACTTAAATACCCTATCTGGGACAAAAAACCAGGCTGAGGAATACAAAGTCTCCATCATGTAAGTGAGAACTCATGACTTTATCTCGCATACTAGAGCCTCTAAGGCTGAAAGACTGGAAATCCATTTATAACATATGCACTGCTCCCCAGACCCAACAGAATATAAGGTCATCAGTAATAATAATTACATGAGAATATGATCACAACATATTACATTTATTTTTGCATAGATGTATAAATTCCCAAGTAACCTGATTGTTCTGCACTTGCCTATTAGCAAATTTCATAGCCTATAATGGCAGTAATTCTTACTTTTACCATCATTTTGGTGTTCTAGAACAAATAATGATAATATAGACGAACTGAAGCCACATATGGTGCAATACATAGCCTCGTAATTGAAAACCTATCAACTTCATGCACCTTTTAGAACAATATAGTGCCATCAAAactatcaaataaataaaaatatgggcaGAATAGCCTTCCATTTCGATTTTTACATGAGCAAACACCTTGAAACAGGTTATTCATTGGTAACCCTGAAACAATTGTTTAATAAAAGGAACCTTGCCCCTAAGATGATCCCATCAtgacaaaaattaaattaaaggatATAAATCTTTATCTTTAATCCTCCCCTCCCTCCCTCCCCTCCCCTCCCCCACCATGTCAAATTTTCTCAATAAATTTCTAAACATTCCACAAAATCAATCAAGTGAACCATCACTATCAACTCATAACCCATTACTCAGGTTCAAAAACTAATAACTATATCATTTAGTAGTAAAGGGACAAAAACCATCTACAATTAGCAAAATTAAGTTCTTGTTACATGTTTCCCATgaatcaatttatatatataaatataacaggATAAGGAAGTGGGAAATTAGCATAAAAGCAAACAAAAGGAAAAGGAAGGGGATGACCAAGGAACAATTCATAAAATAGAGAAGAATGCGTGGAAAGAGAATGAGATACAAAAAAACACAAGCCCAAACCTTATCAGCATTTAGCCATTTCACATATTCAAACAGTCCCCCAGCAAAGAAATATTCATTATAAAGGCTCTTCTCTGGATCGTTATCTTCTTTTTTAAGAGTGATAGTAAGCTGCAAAGGTCAATTCAAAAAGGTAAAGCTATAACACCAGAAGGTATGGTCTCAGATTTATGCTACATTAGGAAGTTGATAGACAGGAAAATTACTAAGATGATATTCCCTTTTATGTTTGGCCATTACAATGAAATATCACAATTAATGTAAAGTATTATGGGGATTGATCATAGAATAGTGACCTGACTAGATGTGATGAATTTACCTTAGGGTTCAGAAAAGCAAGTTCTCTAATTCGTCCAGCAAGTGTGTTGTAGTCAAACTCAATTGCAGTGGTAAATACTGCAGGTTTTAAACCAAAAGAAcaaatattaaatcataaaatccGATTATCCTAAATAactatgaaattttttttttttaaaaagggcaTACTTTTATTGTCAGGCCAAAACCAAATGCATGTCCCTTGACGATCCTTTGATTCAGTTGAAAGCCCATGACATGTTAGTGGCATTACAGGCTTCCCCCGTGAATATTTTTGCCGGTATTCCATTCCATCTCTCCAAACAGTGACTTCTAAAGCCTGCAAAGAAAGAGATGGTCAACTTAAAATAAGTGATCATCAACTCCTCCAAAACCTTGATTAACATTTAGCAAGAAATCACTGCCACCATAATAAAATATCTGATACTCTCTTGAGAACAAACATTAGTGTTCTCAGTCAAGATATATGCATAAAATATGAATGGAAATGAAGTTAGAAGTACACTTTATCATAACCTGAGCATAGTACATATTATGTTCAAGGACATAGGAAGTAACAAAAGAAAATTAATAAACAAGTCAGAAGAGAAAAAGTCATTGACCAATAGCCAAGAGGCCCAAGTATAAACCAAGTTAGTCAAAAGCAAGGTACAGTCAAGGCAATATGCCCTAAGGTCATCTTCGGCTCCCCTAAAACCATTCACTAGAGACAATGATAACGATCAGAttattttaagtaaataaatatttaGAGAACAATATATATCTTGTACGTTAAATAGATATTATGGTATAGCCATAAGTGTCAAATTTCACTGTACATGGATTTTAGTTTGTAGATTACGTAATGGCATAGAAAGTTAACCTTGCAATTATTCAACCATAAACCACATTGGAGAAGAATAACTCAATCTACaaaggataaaaaaaaaaagactcaAATGATGTAAATGAAACAAAGGAAAAGATCCATGTTGGACAGACCCAGTTTCCAGTCTGTCAATGCTTCAAAGTCGCAGAAAATAATAAATCAAGGTGATGACAAGACAAGAAGTACATGGAGGATAAGTGGCCTCTAGTTTTTGCCAATTTTTTGTTCGATTTCATTGTTTTATCCTTTTAAGAGGGAGGACAAGATCAGAAAGTTATGCTCTCATATATGAGCACCATTGCTGTAAATCTCACACAGAGTTGTCAGTTACCTTCATCAACAGCACCTCCCCACCCCCgccccaaaaaaataaaatagaagattAAAAAAAATCCTCTATTTTGTTTTCACCTTTTTTGGGGGTTTGAGGCATCTTCTAGAACCCAAATCATTTAAGAAAATAGATGAGTGCCTAAGCCTATCCCACTCTTGACAACTGAGATAAATAAAACTAGAAATgagaaaattgtaaaatttgaaatattattCATACCTCAGATAAGGCATTAACCACAGATAAACCCACACCATGCAAGCCACCAGAGACACTGTAACCACTACTTAAGCCACCAAACTTGCCACCTGCATGTAACACCTGCAGAATAAGATGAATACGTAACTAgcataaaataatccattttgtAAAAGAAAAATGTAATACATTCAAAACCCAACTAATTTAACAAATATTATTCTCATCAAAGCAAACACAACCTTCCAATACTTATGTCAGCTTTAAGAATTTAGACATGCAATACCGATCACCTTTTACACCAATTagaacatgtccttagtctattGAGAATATGGCCCCCAGTATTTTACAAAAAGGTATTAGACAAAGAATTTAGAAGCTATATTTCTCACTATTCCTTCAGCAAATACACCACTTACTTTTACGACATTTAGGGAAACAAATATTAAACAAAGAAGTTTTGGTAGAAATTAACTCACATTTCCACCATTCAAAGTAACCATCAATATTTGAATATTATagttatacaattcatgcaaattTTCTAAAAGCAGAAAATTTGATCCAGTATTTTGAAGACATTACAGATGGTGTATATCTCACATTTCCTTAAGCAAATAGACCATGCAGTTTTATGACAATCTAGCGGTCTAAAGCCATGCCAATGGATTAGAAGGTTATACAATGAGATAAAATGGAGAACTACAAGAATGCAAAAATATGCATCCTCCTTCAAACCACCCTAAGGAATACCCGAAGCATGGTATCAAAATCCATGCAAATCAGAGATGCAAGACCTAGCCAAGAAAATTACAGGACCAAGAAGAAGAGTGCTTTATTTTTATGACTTTCTTGAAGAAGTTCCTAAGAAACTTCAATATGAAAACCGAAAATGGCTACAGGATTGTTTATGCTTTTTACCGTCAACACTGTTTCCAAGGCAGATTTCTTTGTGACAGGATGGAAATCAGTTGGAATCTGCAATTCATTAGTGCTACCAAGTTAAAAGCAATAGGAAAACACATAATAGCAGGCAGAAATAACAGATAGCTTTTAGCCATAATATCTGGAAGTAAAACAATTGAAATGGTCTACATTGCAAACTCATTATGACCAAGAGTAAGTTTCGGTCGTATATACCAAAATTATGACAAGAAAAATCTTATTGACTGTTTGTACAATTCACATCTCAGGATAATGTACTGAGCATGAATCAGTGATCTAGACATATTGACTACAAAAAGATATATGCTGCACACATAGAGAAAACAAGGTATTGGATAAAATAGACTGGACATTAAAGTTAAATTCACAGGatagaaatttttaaaacacaTTTGACAACAAATGCAATACTAAATAATATCATTTCTAGCAGTAAAATAATATAAGTTGCATACCCCACGCCCATTATCAGTTATGCTCACGGAACCATCTGAATGTAAAACAACATCTATTTGTGTTGCAAAACCTGCTTGAGCCTCATCAACAGCATTATCCAAAATCTCGTATACCTAATAGAAGAAGTAAAATCAAACGTCTAATGAATTTTACCACCAAAGTTACTAGaaatatcaaaagaaaaaaaaaagaacaagaaaTTACCAAATGGTGCAAACCACGAGGACCTGTACTTCCAATATACATTCCGGGTCTTTTTCTAACAGGGTCCAATCCTTCCAGAACCTAAAGATGTTACAAGACATTCCTTAGCACCAAAACTAAATTAAAGAATGTATTAAAAGAGGGTACTGTTTTTCAAAATTACCTGAATTTGCTCAGAGTTATAAGCTTTCGAGCTTTTGCTTCCATGAAAAGCTTCAGTTGTGATGTTAGAAGACATAAATGCCCTTGGCGTAAGTACATTTTGAACTGGAAACCAGCAAATGCTCTTCAATGCAAAGTTTGTCCTGCAAAATCAGTGACAAATAGAAAATgagaaaagtaaaataaaataaaaaaaaccccGCATTAACCATTCACCCAACTTCGCATTCTTTCCCACttaatggaaaaaaaaaggagGGGAAAAGGAAAATCGGTGAAAcgagagaaaagaagaaaaacctGGGGTGGAAAAAGATGGAATGACGAGGAAAGGAAGCGAGAGAATGAAAAgaaggaaaatgaacaaaaaaatgagaGCGAGAGGCCATAAGACGAAGAGGAAGATGAGGATAAAGATATCGCGGAAGAAGCGCCATCAAACAGCGGCACTACGGGTTTTAGAGTGACTGTTTTCTTCGATTTTTGACTCCACGCGTAATGTGATTTATAAATCCTAAAAACCTCCTTCAGTTCCCCTTTTTATCTATTAAAACCCTACAGAGTTATTAGTCACGGCAATTATGGTTATATTAATGGTatttaagtataatttaaaaaaattattttttgaaaattttattttaatatttgatgtagtatattttttaaatttatttttatataaaaataataatataaaaaaatttaatatgagtAGGTCGGGTCAGGCtagagttttagtatttttattcagATCAGATTTGAACAGAATTTTAAATCCATTTTTCAAACTAGGGCCAAATCTAGAAAACCATCCTAAATTTTTTACTTGGCCTGACCTGACCCATAGATTTAAATCTAAGCATTGAATCAATATCTAATACTTAAAGCTGGTAACATGATAGCAAGATAAATtcgtatttttaatatatttattttgggcTAATTATCGAATAAAATGCTATTAAATTTAGATTTTTCTTATTAAGAATGAAGTTGGTGTGTTGAATTCAAACTCTacaaaaaagggctaaattggaaTAAAAAGTAAATAGAAGGGCTTGATTGAAAGACTAAAGATTCAAgggtaacatctcgaattagggtctagtcggaatagtggatTCGAtaccacaaatctaaaatagaaataattattttatgattatttgatggtccatgacatgattgcatgtttgtgtgaaattttcatgaagaaattctatgcttaagatgtccaatttgactctagggaccaaattaaataagttgtaaaacttgcgtTCTAgcagctttaagcatgaaatagcattggattattaattagagatccttaaatggcaatttgaccaagttctaaaattttggataaaattgggcatgaataggaaaaatttgaaagaaaggctttaagggcatttttgtcttttggtaaaCAAAAGAAtataaagggaaaaagaaagcaaaatttGTCTATCTTCTTCTTGCTTGTGCCGACATTCcaagggtcaccatagctagggtttattcATCTTTTCAAGCTATATTGTAACTGCTccctagtcccgtttttaatgttctttacatttttgaagttgtcatcaaccaaacgagttatttctaccattattttgagctaaggttcatgtaTGGAATTTGACCCATGTAtaacatggttgtattttgatgtttaatggaggaatatgaatgttcgatgtgtgataaacatattttactaagtgatttttagtgaaaacacctaaaaataggttgtttgtaaaagatgtaaaaatgagtagtagaaatgtgaaataaaggaaaatatgggctgatatgagatagaatatgattcagctaggcttgggtaaccaagaaattgcatgcatttcattttacgggcCTAggaactaaagtgtaaataagcgAAAAGTTAGGGgctaaaaggtaattttaccaaaggatgtgttatgggtcgatatgagcaatgtatgtattgaccaagttgaatttggtattatagatcaagaaaaaagtgattccggtcttgatcgagggaaaaacaaggtttacaagaattaggctcgtttctatcatttttgtaccgtggtaagttcatttgcaaataatgcaacatgtaccatactttgaATGCTCTAATATTGCATGTACAATAAATACCTGCATAATTGATATGTTGTTGTATTACgtgtttattgcctaaattttatcatgaaatatacttTGATTATTtcatgagtatgtgattggtgccATGAATCATgaaatcgacattacgagcaagctcaacagaaaagtggtatcgaagaatcccgtttgaaccttaggaatagttaggatacaagtgacatgtcactaggaattatgtaatctgaactcattaagttgtggtctgagttcatgatatatgtgacatccaAACTCAtagagttgtggtctgagttcatgatatatatgACACATGTTTTAACGTCCGGGTACTAGTCTCGTATATTTTATTGATGGCGAGGT contains the following coding sequences:
- the LOC108467007 gene encoding DNA gyrase subunit B, chloroplastic/mitochondrial-like, which codes for MALLPRYLYPHLPLRLMASRSHFFVHFPSFHSLASFPRHSIFFHPRTNFALKSICWFPVQNVLTPRAFMSSNITTEAFHGSKSSKAYNSEQIQVLEGLDPVRKRPGMYIGSTGPRGLHHLVYEILDNAVDEAQAGFATQIDVVLHSDGSVSITDNGRGIPTDFHPVTKKSALETVLTVLHAGGKFGGLSSGYSVSGGLHGVGLSVVNALSEALEVTVWRDGMEYRQKYSRGKPVMPLTCHGLSTESKDRQGTCIWFWPDNKIFTTAIEFDYNTLAGRIRELAFLNPKLTITLKKEDNDPEKSLYNEYFFAGGLFEYVKWLNADKKPLHDVLGFSRQIDGTIIDVALQWCSDAYSDTMLGYANSIRTIDGGTHIEGVKASLTRVLNNFGKKSKIIKDKDISLSGEHVREGLTCIISVKVSNPEFEGQTKTRLGNPEVRKVVDQSVQEFLTEYLELHPDVLDSILSKSLNAFKAALAAKRARELVRQKSVLKSSSLPGKLADCSSTNPEESEIFIVEGDSAGGSAKQGRDRRFQAILPLRGKILNIERRDEAAMYKNEEIQNLIIALGLGVKGEDFKIEHLRYHKIIILTDADVDGAHIRTLLLTFFFRYQRALFDEGCIYVGVPPLYKVERGKQVHYCYHDADLQKVLSSFPQNASYNIQRFKGLGEMMPAQLWETTMDPEQRLLRQLVVEDAAEANRVFSSLMGAQVDARKELIQNSASKINLDKLDI